CGGGCAGGAACTGCACCGCAAGATGCCCGCTCTCACCCATGATCAGGGCCGAGCCCAGAAATACCACCCAGACAAAGAGGAACCGGGCCAGCTCCTCGGACCATTCCGGGGTGTATCCGAAGGAATAGCGCGTCACGACCTGGGCAAAGATGACTATCAGCATGACTGACATGGCGGCTACGGAAAATCCGTAGAGAACCGTCCGCACGCCCTTGAGTAACTTGTCCATGGAATTCTCCTGCAGTGTCTTGAAGTGGCGGGTAGGCTGACCCGCGTTACGTGAAAGCCTCGTCCCGGCGAACCGGAACGAGGCTTTTTGCTCATTATTTGCTTAAAGACAGGATCTTGTCGATGTTGTCCTGACCGACAGTGGGAGCGAATTCCTTCCACACGGGCTGGGTCGCTTCCATGAACGGGGCGCGGTCGACTTCGAGGACCTCGATCTTGCCGGTGGCCTTGATCTTGTCCCAGTATGCGTTGTCCTCGTTGGTGGACAGCTCACGCTGCCAGGCGATGGCCTCGGTGGCGGCTTCCTGGATGATGGCTTTCTGCGCGTCGGAAAGCTTGCTCCAGGTGATCATGGAGATGAGCACCGGTTCCGGGGCATAGGCGTGGGCGGTCATGGATGCGTACTTCTGCACTTCGAAGAAGCGCTTGGTGTAGATGTGGGCGCTGGGATTCTCCTGGCCGTCAACCGTACCCTGCTGCATGGCGGAGTAGAGTTCGCCAAAGGCCATGGGCGTGGGGGAACCGCCCAGCGATTTGATGGTCTCGATGTAGATCTTGTTGGACATGACCCGGATCTTGAGGCCGGCCATGTCGGCCGGGGCCTTGACCGGACGGACGTTGTTGGTCAGGTGGCGGATGCCGTTCTCCATGAAGCCGAGCAGCTTCATGCCCTTGGGCTCAAGCTCCTTGCCCAGCTCCATGCCCACCGTGTCCAAGGATTTGTAGGCATGGGCGCGGTCCTTGAAGAGGAAGGGCAGGTCAAAAATGGACATCTTGGGCTGAAACTGGCCCAGGTCGGCGGTGCCGGTCAGGACCATGTCGATGGTGCCGTAAATGAGGCCTTCGGTCATGTCCTTCTGGCTGCCGAGCTGCGAGGACGGGAAGACCTGGACTTCCATGTCTCCGCCGGATTTTTCTCCGACCAACTTGGCGAAATAGTCGGCACCCTTGGCGTAGGGGTGGCTCACTTCGGCGATGTGGCCGAGTTTGAGCACGGTTTTGGCGAAAGCGGGCATGCTGAGGGCAACGGCCACGAGAATGACTGCACACATGAAGAAACGTTTCATGACTCCTCCTGCAACGGATCGTAATGGGGCGCGGATGCGCCGGGGACTGGACCTCAAGTTTTGTAGGAGGAGAATATGTTGGCGCGAGAAAAAAATATTGTTTGGAACGTAAAAACAGAAAGCGGCATTTTGAGAATTTTGTGCATTCTGTTCACGGGCCGGGAGCGCGAGATCGGACAGCCCGTGGTGCGGGAACGCGGTCAGCGACTGAAGTACCGGCGTTCGGGCCTGCCTACGCTGCCGTAAACCACGTCGGCATAGAGCGTGCCTTCGGAGATGAGGTATTCGAGATAGCGGCGGGATGTGGAGCGGCTGATGCCGATCAGTTCAGCCACGTCTTCGGCGCTGCGGCCCGAAGCGTCAGCCTGGTTTTCAAAGACGGCGCGCACCTTGGCCAGGGTCAGCCCGTCGATTCCCTTGGGTAGACAGTTCGACGGACAGGCGCGCGAAGCGGCGGGATGGAGTAGCGTGTCCACGTCATGCTGTTCAATGGCGTTGCCTCCGCGCAACCGCTCACGGTAGGCGCAGAATTTGGTCAGGCATTCGTGAAAACGCTCCGCCGTGACGGGTTTTATGAGGTAGTCAAACACCCCGCCGCGCAAGGCTTCCTTCAGGGGACCCATTTCCCGGGCCGCGGTGATGAGGATGACGTCGATCTCCAGGTCCCTGGACCGGATTTCGCGCAGCAGGTCCGTGCCCGGCCCTTCGGGGAAATACAGGTCCAGCAGGATGAGGTGGGGCTCCAGGGCCAGGACCATGTCCCGGGCGTCGTCCAACCGGTGTGCGATGCCAACCACGTTGCAGCCCGCGACCCGCTCGGTGAACCTGCGGTGCAGGTCCGCGATGCGTACATCGTCCTCGACAATAAGTACTCTGGTAAGCATGCCTACTCCTTGGGAATGACCACGGTGAACAGTGCCCCGCCCAAACCGCTGCGGGTGATCATGATCTGCCCGCCCAGTTCGTCCAGGCGCTGGCGCACAAGATACAGGCCCACCCCTCGCCGTCCCTGGCCCTTGGACGAAACGCCTTTTTCAAAGATGCGATCCAGTTGGTCCACGGCCACCCCCAGTCCTGCGTCTTCGATTTCAAAAACGATGTCGTTGCCAAGGTCCGTAAAGGACATCTCCACATTACGCGAAGCGGGCGGCTGGTGCACGACGGCTTCAAAGGCATTGTCCAGGAGGTTGCCGATGATGGTCACGATTTTTTCCTGGCTGACCCATTTTGGCACATCGGACATGGTGCTGTCACGGTCGATGGAGAAATTCACGCGCAACTCCTTGGCCCGGTTGTACTTGCCGAGGATGATGGCGGCAATGACCGGATGCGGGATGGCCTCACTCAGGAAGCGAATGAATTCCTCGTATCCCGATGATTCGGTGACCACCAGATCGAGCGCCTCGCGGTAGGCTTCGATCTGGATGAGCCCGGCGATGGTGTGCAGCTTGTTGGAGTATTCATGGGTCTGCACGCGCAGCAGTTCGGAGTATTCCTGCACCCTCGACAGCTCCGCCGCCAGAAGGTCCAGTTCGTCCTTGCGTCGGAAGCTGGCCACGACTCCGTGTATTTTTTGGTCCTGGAAGACGGGCACGATGTTGAAGATGAGTTCCTGGCCATTGACTGTCCGCTCCTGATCAAATTCGGACTGGCCGGTCAGCAGGACCTGTTCCAGCCCTGCTTCCGGGATGACGCTGGCCACGGGTTTGTCCGAAAAACGCTCATCGAGACTGAGGCCCGCATAGCGCCTAGCCGCCTGATTGGCCACGCGGATATTGGCCTGATGGTCAATGGCGATGACTCCTTCGCGGATGGTTTGCAGCACGGCGACGCGTTCCAGATACAGATTGGTGATTTCGGAAGGTTCAAGGCCCAGGGTCAGTTTTTTGAGCCGGCCGGCAATGACGACGGCACTGAAGATTCCGATCACGCTCATGCCGATGATGTAGGCGAGCGGCTTGTCCAGGTGCGCCGAGATGGATTGATGGATGCTTTCGGAGAGATACCCGACGGAAACAAAGCCGATGATGGCGTCCTCGGCGTCAAAGATCGGCGTCATGCCCCGCAGGGACCGGCCGAGGGTGCCCTCCGCCTCGGAGATGTATGATTTGCCTTCCAGCAGGGCCGGTCCGGTGTCTCCGCCGACAAAGGTCTGCCCAATGCGCTCCGGCACCGGGTGGGAGTAGCGCCTTTCCGCGTGGTCGCCGATGACCACGAAAGATGCGCCGGTCTGGGCGCGGATGGTTTCGGCCAGCGTCTGTATTTCTCCGAACGGGTCGCCCGCCTGTAAAGCTTCCCGGATGCTCGGAATCTGGGCGATGGTTTTGGCTGTCTGCAAGGCCGTCTGGCCGATTTGCTCATGCAGCATGTCCTCGGCCAGTTCGGAGATGACGTGCCAGCTGACGGCAATCTGAATGACGACCAGAGCCAGCACCATGTGGATCAGGTGGGCCTGGATGGTGGCGGGCCGTAACCGGCGGATTATGTGGGGCCAGGATCGCATGTAGTTTCCTCCGCGTGCGTCATAGTCATCGCGGATTGTGGTTGTCATGGCAAGGCTTGCCTTCCGGGCGGATCCTGTGACGGACGGGGAGGACCCTGTTGTCGTTATCCGGCCTGATCGTCTGGATCGAGAAAATTAATACATGCCTCTTGCCAGAATATCGGGTGACATTAAGGGATCAATAATAGTTTTCATTGACGATAATTGATTTTAGCGTATGTGGTAATTTAAACATCAATCTCTTTATGGGAGGTAGCTATGGTAAACATGGATTATCCAGGACCCTGTTTTTCGTGTTCCGCTATTGAGAATTGTGCGACTGAAGAAGCGAAAAAGTTAGCTGTAAAAGGCTATTGCAAGGGTGTTGAACGTGAACTTAATGCGTGGAAAGCGACTCTTTATGACGTAATGGTCGGTTTCCTGGACCTTGGGGACAAGGATAGGGGTGCATTGGTTGATACTGTTGCCGAAATAAAGGCTCTGGTACGCGAGATTGAAACAAAAACAGCCCAGCTTGAAGCGGAGTGCCCACTGGAGATGGAGCCGGTCGAGAAAGATTTCGGTGACAAGATGGGCAAGCTCCGCGTGCACTACACCAAGGCCATGGAAGTGATCGGCGCCGGCTCTTTCGGAGGCTGAGGAGAGTCCCTGCTACTTAATAATGAAATGATTGCGCCCGGTGTTTATCGCCGGGCGTTTTTGTTCCTGTGGTCCGTCGGCAAACGGGCGTTTCGGCAGGGCAAGGGAAGGCTCCGCGTGCACTCATGAGGGAGGTATGGTCATGAATCCTTTTTTTTGGATCAAGCTCTATCTGTTCACCATCCCTGTCTTCTTTGCCATTGACATGGTCTGGCTCGGGTTTGTGGCCAGAAATTTCTACAAAACCAACCTGCATCATCTCTTGAGCCCTGAGGTCAACTGGCCTGCGGCGTTCGCCTTCTATTTCATATATATCGCCGGAATCCTTATTTTTGCCGTCCGCCCAGGTCTGGAAGCGCAGTCGCTGGTCCGGGCTTGCCTGTTCGGCGCTCTTTTCGGCTTTTTCACATACGCGACCTATGACCTGACCAACCTCGCAACCTTGCGGGATTGGCCGGTGGCGGTCGTTGTCG
This DNA window, taken from Desulfomicrobium sp. ZS1, encodes the following:
- a CDS encoding DctP family TRAP transporter solute-binding subunit yields the protein MKRFFMCAVILVAVALSMPAFAKTVLKLGHIAEVSHPYAKGADYFAKLVGEKSGGDMEVQVFPSSQLGSQKDMTEGLIYGTIDMVLTGTADLGQFQPKMSIFDLPFLFKDRAHAYKSLDTVGMELGKELEPKGMKLLGFMENGIRHLTNNVRPVKAPADMAGLKIRVMSNKIYIETIKSLGGSPTPMAFGELYSAMQQGTVDGQENPSAHIYTKRFFEVQKYASMTAHAYAPEPVLISMITWSKLSDAQKAIIQEAATEAIAWQRELSTNEDNAYWDKIKATGKIEVLEVDRAPFMEATQPVWKEFAPTVGQDNIDKILSLSK
- a CDS encoding response regulator; the protein is MLTRVLIVEDDVRIADLHRRFTERVAGCNVVGIAHRLDDARDMVLALEPHLILLDLYFPEGPGTDLLREIRSRDLEIDVILITAAREMGPLKEALRGGVFDYLIKPVTAERFHECLTKFCAYRERLRGGNAIEQHDVDTLLHPAASRACPSNCLPKGIDGLTLAKVRAVFENQADASGRSAEDVAELIGISRSTSRRYLEYLISEGTLYADVVYGSVGRPERRYFSR
- a CDS encoding sensor histidine kinase, which encodes MTTTIRDDYDARGGNYMRSWPHIIRRLRPATIQAHLIHMVLALVVIQIAVSWHVISELAEDMLHEQIGQTALQTAKTIAQIPSIREALQAGDPFGEIQTLAETIRAQTGASFVVIGDHAERRYSHPVPERIGQTFVGGDTGPALLEGKSYISEAEGTLGRSLRGMTPIFDAEDAIIGFVSVGYLSESIHQSISAHLDKPLAYIIGMSVIGIFSAVVIAGRLKKLTLGLEPSEITNLYLERVAVLQTIREGVIAIDHQANIRVANQAARRYAGLSLDERFSDKPVASVIPEAGLEQVLLTGQSEFDQERTVNGQELIFNIVPVFQDQKIHGVVASFRRKDELDLLAAELSRVQEYSELLRVQTHEYSNKLHTIAGLIQIEAYREALDLVVTESSGYEEFIRFLSEAIPHPVIAAIILGKYNRAKELRVNFSIDRDSTMSDVPKWVSQEKIVTIIGNLLDNAFEAVVHQPPASRNVEMSFTDLGNDIVFEIEDAGLGVAVDQLDRIFEKGVSSKGQGRRGVGLYLVRQRLDELGGQIMITRSGLGGALFTVVIPKE
- a CDS encoding DUF2177 family protein codes for the protein MNPFFWIKLYLFTIPVFFAIDMVWLGFVARNFYKTNLHHLLSPEVNWPAAFAFYFIYIAGILIFAVRPGLEAQSLVRACLFGALFGFFTYATYDLTNLATLRDWPVAVVVVDIAWGTVLCTLVAAGSYLIGARLN